In Octopus bimaculoides isolate UCB-OBI-ISO-001 chromosome 27, ASM119413v2, whole genome shotgun sequence, one DNA window encodes the following:
- the LOC106871004 gene encoding zinc finger protein 135-like yields the protein MLKGTENSYDCDICHKSFSQKSNLKTHILIHTGEKPFHCNICGKSFAGGSNLTKHKRTHTGEKPYQCDICGKSFSVNHNLTSHKLIHTGEKPYHCDICGKSFSQKSLLTYHKRIHTGERAHHCDICGKLFSESGALTRHNRTHTGDKPYDCDICGSAFSQSDFLTRHKRIHTGEKPYHCDICGKSFSESGALTRHNRTHTGDKPYHCDICGRTFSQIDFLVRHRRIHTGEKPYHCDICGKLFAGCSDLTRHKRIHTGDKPYHCDICGKSVARSSDLTRHKRTHTGEKPYHCDICGKFFSQAGGLSRHKCIHTG from the coding sequence ATGCTGAAAGGAACAGAAAAttcatatgactgtgatatctgtcACAAGTCGTTCTCTCAAAAATCTAATCTGAAAACTCACATActcattcatactggagagaaaccatttcactgtaatatctgtggtaagtcgttTGCTGGGGGTAGtaacttgactaaacacaaacgtactcacacaggagaaaaaccatatcagtgtgacatctgcggaaaatcattctctgtaaatcATAACTTAACTTCTCACAAactcattcatacaggagagaaaccgtatcactgtgatatctgtggcaaatcattctctcaaaaaagtCTCTTAACTTaccacaaacgcattcatacaggagagagagctcatcactgtgatatctgtggtaaattattttcCGAAAGTGGGGCTTTAACAAGACACAaccgtactcatacaggagataagccatatgactgtgatatctgtggtagtgCATTCTCTCAAAGTGATTTCTTGACaagacacaaacgcattcatacaggagaaaaaccatatcactgtgatatctgtggtaaatcattctctgaaagtggtGCTTTAACACGACACAATCGCACTCATACTGGAGAcaaaccgtatcactgtgatatttgtggtagaaCATTCTCTCAAATTGATTTTTTAGTAAGACacagacgcattcatacaggagagaaaccatatcattgtgatatttgtggtaaattgtTTGCTGGGTGTAGTGATTTGACtagacacaaacgcattcatactggagacaaaccatatcactgtgatatctgtggtaaatcagtTGCTAGAAGTAGTGACTTAACTAGACATaaacgtactcacacaggagagaaaccatatcactgtgatatctgtggtaaattttTCTCTCAGGCAGGAGGCTTATCTAGGCACAAATGCATTCACACAGGATAG